The genomic segment GGTGGCCGCCCCCGCCCACGACGCAGGCGCGCTGGTCCTGGTCGACGCGGCACAGGCCGCGGGCTCACTGCCGCTCAATGCGGGAACTCCGGGCATCGACCTGCTCGCGATCACGGGGCACAAGGCGCTGCTCGGGCCGCAGGGCATCGGCGCCCTGTGGGTGCGGCCCGGGTTGCAGATCGAACCGCTGCTGACCGGCGGTACGGGCGGTGACTCCCTCGATCCGATGATGCCGGCCGCATTGCCGGACCGCCTCGAGGCGGGCACTCTCAATGCGCCCGGCATCGCCGGGCTGTGTGCTGCCCTGGAATGGCTGCGGACGCAGGGGATCGATACCATCCACGCCCGCGAGATGCGTCTCAAGCAGCAGCTGCACGAGGCGCTCGGCAGGATCGAGGGGCTGCGCGTGCTGACGCCTGCGGCACCGGGCGGCGTGCCGATCGTCACCGTGATCGCCGACGGGGTCGATCCGGCGACGCTGGCCGCGCGGCTCGACCGGGAACACGGGGTGCTCACCCGACCGGGGCTGCACTGCGCGCCGGGGGCACACCGGCTGCTCGGCACGGAGATGACGGGCGCACTGCGCCTGTCACTCGGATGGGCGAGCACGGAACGCGACGTGGCACGCGCCGCCGAGGCGTTGCAGGCTGTGGTCGCATCCGTGCATGGGAGGGCCGCGGGGCGGGCGCGGCTCTGAGCCGGTCGTGAGACTCTTCATCGGCGTGCAGCTGTCGCCGGCACTGCGGGCGCTGGTCGCCCGCGAGACCGGACCGCTGCGCTCGGCGATCCCGGATGTGCGCTGGACGGACGAGGACGCCCTGCACATCACGCTGCGCTTCCTCGGCGAAGTCGCGGAGGACGACGTCGCCTCTGTCGGTTCCGCGCTCGAGGCGTGCGCATCAGCGCAGAGGCCGTTCACGCTGAGCACCACGGGACTGGGCGCATTCCCGCGGATGGGTCGTGCGCAGGTCGTGTGGCTGGGTGTGGAGGACGGCGGCGCAACCGGCGGCATCGTGAACTGCCTCGATGCGGCGCTTGCGCCGCTCGGGTTCCTGCCGGAACAGCGTGCGTTCACGCCGCACGTGACACTGGGTCGCGCGCGCAACCGGAACGGTGTGCGCGTGTCCGATCGCGAGCGGGCGATGCAGCTCGCCGTCGGCAGTATGCAGGTGGACAGGATCGCATTGATACGAAGTCATCTCGGCAGGGGGCCCGCACGCCACGAGGTGCTGCGCGCGGCCATGCTCGGGGGAGGAACGGAATAGATGCTCGGACCGGCGCGCGGCTGCCTGCGCCTCATCATCATTCTCGGCGCGGTGATCATTCTCGGCTTTCTGTGGTTCACGAAGGGCGACGAGCTGCGCTCGTTGTGGCACGAGCTGGCGGGCGATACGCCGACCGAGACGGTGCCAAGCCAGGCGCTCGCGGATCACGCGCAGGCGAAGCTGGACGACCTGCAGGCGGGACGTGTGCGATCGGCGTCCTTCGGCGCGGTGGAGCTGCAGAGCCTGCTGATGTACGAGTACCAGGGGCTGCTGCCCGCCTTCGTCGATTCTCCGCACATCGAACTGGACGCGAGCCGCATCGTCGTAAAGGGGCGCATGCCGATCGACCGGCTGCCGGACGTGGAGGGGATGCGCCAGGCCGCCGCGATCCTGCCGGACACCACGGACCTGGCCGTGACGGCGCAGCTCCTGCCACTGGGCAGTGGCCGCGTGGCGCTCGCGATCGATGACATCACGGTATCGCGCATCCCGCTGCCGGAGCGGCTGTACGGTCCCGCGCTGTCGCGGCTCGGGCGGCGGGACGAGGCAGGCCTGCCAGCGGACGCGGTGGCGGTGCCGCTGCCGCCCGGCGCAACGAACGCGTATGTGCGGGGCGATTCACTGGTGCTGGTAGGCACGTCCGCCAATCCAGGGAGCTGACGGATGGCTCGAATTCTGGTCGTCGATGATGAAGAAGGGATCCGCCGTATTCTCGCGCAGGTGCTGGAGTACGAGGGGCACGAGGTGCAGACGGGCGGCAGCGGCGCGGAGGCGCTGGAGCTGTACGCGTCGTTCGAGCCGGACCTGACCTTTCTCGACGTGAAGATGGCCCGCATGGACGGACTCGAGGCGCTGCAGAAGCTGCGCGAGTCGGATCCGGACGCGCTCGTCATCATGATCAGCGGGCACGGTACCATCGACACGGCGGTGGAGGCCACGCGACGCGGCGCATACGACTTCCTGGAGAAGCCGCTCGACACGGACCGGCTGCTCGTCACGATACGCAATGCGCTGCAGCAGCGGGGGCTCGCGGTCGAGAACGCGCGCCTCCGCGACGCGGTCGAGAGCCGCTACGAAGTGGTTGGCTCGAGCTACGCGATCCGCTCACTGCTGGACCGGGTGGAGAAGGTGGCACCGACCGACGCGCGCGTGCTGATCACCGGCGAGAACGGGACCGGCAAGGAGCTCATCGCCCGCGCGCTGCATCGGCTGTCCCCGCGCGTGGAGGAGGCGTTCGTCGAGGTGAACTGCGCCGCGATCCCGTCCGAGCTGATCGAGAGCGAGCTGTTCGGGCACATGAAGGGCAGCTTCACGGGTGCAACGGCCGATCGCGCGGGCAAGTTCGAGCAGGCGGATGGCGGCACGCTGTTCCTGGACGAGATCGGCGACATGAGCATGACCGCGCAGGCGAAGGTGCTGCGCGCGCTGCAGGAGGGCATCATCACACGCGTGGGCGGCGAGAAGCCGATCCGCGTGGACGTGCGGGTGATCGCTGCGACGAACAAGAACCTCGAGAAGCTGATCGAGCAGGGCCAGTTCCGCGAAGACCTCTACTTCCGCCTGAACGTGGTGCCGATCCACGTGCCGCCGCTGCGCGAGCGGCGCGAGGACATTCCCATGCTGGTGCGTCATTTCACCGACCGCGCCGCCGAGGAGCAGCGGCTGCCGGCGCGTCGGTTCACCAGCGAGGCAACCGAGCGGCTCACACGGATGGAATGGCCCGGCAACGTGCGTGAGCTGCGTAACACGGTGGAGCGGCTGCTGATCCTCGCGCGTTCCAACGAGATCGACGCGGCGGACGTCGACCGGCTCGTCGGCGGCACGGCCGCGTCCGGCTCCATGCCGGGCGACCTGCTGGACGCGGAGACGTTCGCGGACTTCAAGGAGCGCGCGGAGCGCGCATACATCCTCGCGAAACTGCGCGAGCACGACTGGAACGTGAGCGAGACGGCGCGTCGCATCGAAATGCCGCGCTCGAACCTGTACAAGAAGATCGAGAAGTACAGGCTGGTGCGCGAGGACGCCTGACGTCGCGCAGCGCGCGACAGCCGCCTACATTGCCGGCCATGCCGCCGCGCCGCGTTTGCGGCGCCCGGGACAACGACGACAGAAGGAATCATGGGACAGGAATTCAAGAACTTCATTGCGGGTGAATGGGTCGCCTCGCAGAGCGGTCGCACCTTCGAGAACCGCAACCCTGCCAACACGCAGGACCTGATCGGTACATTCCCGCGCTCCGACAAGACCGACCTCGAGCGTGCCGTCGCATCGGCGCAGCGAGGCTTCGATCTGTGGCGACGCACGCCCGCGCCGCTGCGTGGCGATGTGCTGCGCAGGACCGGCGACATCATGGCCGCACGCAAGGAGGAGATCGCGCGCGCCATGACACGCGAGATGGGCAAGGTCCTCGCCGAGACGCGCGGCGACGTGCAGGAGGGGATCGACACGGCCTACTACGCAGCTTCAGAAGGTCGTCGCCTGTTCGGGCACACCGTGCCCAGCGAGCTCAAGGACAAGTGGGCGATGTCGTACCGCCGGCCCATCGGTGTGTGTGGACTGATCACGCCGTTCAACTTCCCGATGGCGATCCCGACGTGGAAGGCGTTTCCGGCGCTCGCGTGCGGCAACTCGCTGATTCTGAAGCCGGCGGAAGAGGTGCCGCACACTGCGACGATCCTGATCGAGATCCTGCTCGAGGCAGGCCTGCCGCCGGACGTCGTACAACTGGTGCACGGCTTCGGCGAGGAGATCGGGAGCGCGATGGTCGAACATCCGCAGATCCCGGTGATCTCGTTCACCGGCTCGACCGAAACGGGCTCGCTGATCGGCGAGACGTGCGGCCGCATGCACAAGCGGCTTTCGCTCGAGATGGGCGGCAAGAACGCACAGATCGTCATGCCTGATGCCGACCTCGATCTCGCGCTCGAGGGCGTGCTGTGGGGTGCGTTCGGCACGACCGGCCAGCGCTGCACAGCGACGAGCCGGCTGCTGCTGCACGAGTCGATTCACGACGAGCTCATCGATCGCCTGGTGCAGCAGGTGGGCCGGCTGCGTCTCGGAGACGGTCAGCAGAACGGGACGGACGTCGGTCCGCTCATCAACCAGGGCGCGCTCGACAAGACGGCACGCTACGTCGAGGTCGCGCGCGAGGAGGGCGACGAGGTCGTGACTGGCGGCCGTCGTGCGAGCGGCGCCAGCCTGGACAACGGCTTCTTCTTCGAGCCGACCATCCTGCGTGGCGTGAAGCCGGGCAGCCGCCTCGCGCTCGAGGAGGTCTTCGGCCCGGTCCTGAGCGTGATCCGCTTCAGCGACCTGGACGAGGCGATCCGCATCAACAACGAGGTGAAGTACGGCCTGTCCAGCTCGATCTACACCAGGGACGTGCGCGCATCGTTCCGCGCGCTCAACGAGCTGGACAACGGCATCACCTACGTGAACGCGCCTACCATCGGCGCGGAGGCGCACCTGCCGTTCGGCGGCGTGAAGGCGACCGGCAACGGCCACCGCGAGGGCGGCTGGGAGGTCTACGAGTTCTACTCGGAGACGAAGGTCGGCTACGTCGACTATTCCGGCCGGCTGCAGCGCGCCCAGATCGACACGTACGACGTCTGACGAACAGGGAGGGAGGCGCGGACGCGCCTCCCTCGATTGACAGTCGCGCAGGGCCGTGGTAGCATGTCAGAAGCGGCCGTATCACAGGCGCTCGTCGGTCGGCTGTCAGGCTGACGACGAAGATCGGGACCGGGACGCACGGTTCCATCACGAGCGCCCGATGTCATGGGAAGTACAGCGCGCATCGGCCGTATCCTTGCCCGAATGGTTCCCGGCTTCGACCCGTAAGAAGCCGTTGATTGCTTGGAACACATACGCTGAAGGCTGGCGACAATCTCCTGCTAACAGAGAGTTCGCTGCACGAATGAGCGTGCATTCGCGATCGACGTCGTGGGTGCTCTCCGTTCCGGACGGAGGCACGAGCGGCACCAGCCCCCGCAAACATCCAGAGCGTAGCGTCCAGGATCGAGTCGACAGGAACGTCCGCGTGGCCCGCGTTGTCGAGACAGCATCGGGTCGTGCGTTCCTCTGACAGACGGAGCGCCGAGGCAGGCTGCCTCGCAGCCTCGGCAAACCGGTCAGCAATCACCATGCTGTGCGTCACCGGAGCGTCGTATGAGTTTTTCTTCGGGCGGTAAAGGCGGCGGCTACGACGAGAGCTCGCTCGATCAGTACCTCAAGGAGATCAGCGCCTACCCGCTGCTCAAGCGCGAGGACGAGATCGAGCTGGCCCAGCGGATCCGCAAGGGCGACGAAGAGGCGCTCGACAAGCTCGTCCGCTCCAACCTCCGCTTCGTCGTGTCCGTCGCCAAGAAGTATCAGAACCAGGGCGTCGCACTGGGCGACCTGATCAATGAGGGCAACCTCGGCCTGATCCGCGCCGCCCACAAGTTCGACGAGACCAAGGGCATCAAGTTCATCTCGTACGCCGTCTGGTGGATCCGCCAGGCGATCCTGCAGGCCCTCGCCGAGCAGAGCCGCATCGTGCGGGTGCCGCTGAACCGCGCCGGCGCGCTGCACCGGATCGGCAAACGCTCCTCCACGCTGCTGCAGGAGCTGGGGCGCGAGCCTACCGTCGAAGAGATCGCAGAAGAGCTGGACCTTTCCCATGAGGAGGTGCAGCGCACGCTCGCGATCTCGCAGACGCACCTGTCGCTGGATGCCCCATTGACGCCCGGCGAGGACAACCGCCTGCTGGATTACCTGCCTGACCAGTTCTCCGCCGGGCCCGACGACGAGACCTACGAGCGCGCCCTCTGCAACACGATCGAGGAGGCGCTCGACACGCTGAAGGAGCGCGAGGCCCGCGTGCTGCGGCTGTACTACGGCCTCGAGGACGGCCGCGACCCGATGACGCTGGAGGAGATCGGGTCCCTGCTCGGCATCACGCGTGAGCGCGTGCGGCAGATCAAGGAGAAGGCGCTGGTGCGGTTGAGACACGCCTCGCGGTCACGGTTCCTGGAGACGTTTATTCAGCAGTAGGCACGCTCATGGGTCAGTTCCGCACGGCAGGTCTGGCCCTGATGGCGGGATGCGCGCTGGCGCCACCGCCTCTGCTCGGCGCGCAGCAGGAGTCGGGCGCGCAGCAGCCATCCAGATACTTCCTCGAGATCCAGACGTCACAGCGCTGGATGCACGGCGGTCAACAGCCGCAGTTCACCCCCCATCACCCGGACACCGACTGGCTCGCAGTCGATTCGATCCGCGCGACAGCAGAGCACTTCACGCTGTTCGTCAGCGGTCCGAAGGGCGTTCCGCCCGGGCGCGGCTGGATACGGACAGGCGCGGACGGCCTGGTCGAGACACAGTACGTTTTCGATCCCGTGGACCGGCCGTCGGGGTGGAACGCAATGGACGAGTGGGAGGAGCGAAATCGGTACTTCGTCCACTGGTGGCATGACTACCTTCGCCTGCCGGAATTCCACTTGCACCAGCTCGCGCCGCCGGTAGTCCCGCCGGGCAGCACTGCCGGCCAGAGGTGGAGCGACACGATCTCGTTCAGCGCGAGGCGTGGTGGGCAGGAGCAGGAACTCAGCGGCCGCCGGTTCAGCTGGATCACCGGAGACACCACAGTGGCGGGTCGGCGGCTTCTTGTAGTGCACGATAGTGCACGTGTCCGGTACCGCGAACGCTGGTTGCGCAGGGAGCGCACTCTGGACACGCTCGTCGTCACGGAACGAGGTACTCACGGCCACGTGACAGGGCGCTTCCTCTACGATCCTGCCATCGGCATCTACCGCGTGCGTGAGGACAGCCTGTGGCTGACTGGCAATGCCGTGCTCCGCTACCCCGATGGTCGCAGTTTCCGAACGTCCGCGCGCTACGATCGAATTCGCCGGATCGATGTTTACGACAACGCTGAGTACCGGGCACGACGCGAGGCACTGCGCGCCGAGTCCGAAGCGGCGCACGGAGGCATGATCACCTATCCATCGGCGCCACTCGCGGACCGCCTGGCCGCGGCCGACACGGTCGTCCGCGACTCGTTGCTCCAGGTGCTTCGCACGACCGACGATCCGAACGAGCGACAGAGCGTGCGGATGGCAATAGGCTGGTGGCCCGATCCGGACGCCATCCGCGACTTGCTCCAGCTTGCCGCCGAGGCCAGCGCGGATACGGCGTACCTGATCGAACAGCTGCAAGAGTCCTTCTCTCAGGGAGCCGGTCGGCAGTTCGATGAGGCAGCACTGCGCCGGGCGCTTCCGTTCATGGCTGATCCCGGTCTGGCGTTCCACAACAATACGCCGCTGGATCCGTTTTACGAGAATCCCCGTCAGGAACTGCTGCTCCATGCTCCGGCTGTCAGCGACGATACCAGCGACTGGGCGTGCACGCCCGCAGCGTGCCGGCTCCTGGCCGAGCAGATTCACGCGGAGGGCGATCCGCGGCTGCGAGCGCTCGGCCTGATCGCGGCATTCCTCCTGGATCCTGCCCGGTACGCAAACGAGGTTATCGAGCGTGCCGAGGCGGGTGGGTCGCTGCTGCGCCCGACCGCGGAGCTCGCCCGCGGCTCACCCGCCGACGGCGCGTCGAATCGGAAGAGGGTGCCGCTACCCAATGGGTCTGCGCACTGGCGGGACTGGCTGCACTGGATCAATCCACCCTCGACGTATGAGTCGCGGTTCACTCTGGTTCCGTTCGGAGCGCCGGATCTCCCGGCACCGCCGTACTTCGATGAACGCCACCTCACCGCTCTGCGTGTGCGCGAACGGATCGACGGGCGCGACATCGCGCAGGAGCTGGCGAATGCGCGAAGCCGCGTATCAGCCGATTCTGCTCTGCTCGTCTACGACGTCCTGCTTCTTGGCATGGGTGAGCTGCAGCCGCAGCCGGAGAGCGTCGCCCGATTGCTGCAGTCCGACAGCGAGGTCGCCCGCATGCGCGGCCGTCTCGCGCTGCAGTACCTCTTCAGGGACCCGCAGCCGGTGGCGGACGACACGGCGGCGGAGCTGATCGGGCAGCTGCTGGCATCCTACCTAGATGGGGCCGAGTGGTGGCCGAGGCTGCCCGACCTCGAGCGGGCGACCCGCGCACGGCGAGCGCAGGCATCTCAACGCGCGGATAGCACGGTGTTCCTTCTGCGCGACGGATTGCCTTCCGCCGTGATCGAAGTGTGGCGAGATCGCGTTCAGATCGTGAG from the Longimicrobiales bacterium genome contains:
- a CDS encoding aminotransferase class V-fold PLP-dependent enzyme encodes the protein VAAPAHDAGALVLVDAAQAAGSLPLNAGTPGIDLLAITGHKALLGPQGIGALWVRPGLQIEPLLTGGTGGDSLDPMMPAALPDRLEAGTLNAPGIAGLCAALEWLRTQGIDTIHAREMRLKQQLHEALGRIEGLRVLTPAAPGGVPIVTVIADGVDPATLAARLDREHGVLTRPGLHCAPGAHRLLGTEMTGALRLSLGWASTERDVARAAEALQAVVASVHGRAAGRARL
- the thpR gene encoding RNA 2',3'-cyclic phosphodiesterase; translation: MRLFIGVQLSPALRALVARETGPLRSAIPDVRWTDEDALHITLRFLGEVAEDDVASVGSALEACASAQRPFTLSTTGLGAFPRMGRAQVVWLGVEDGGATGGIVNCLDAALAPLGFLPEQRAFTPHVTLGRARNRNGVRVSDRERAMQLAVGSMQVDRIALIRSHLGRGPARHEVLRAAMLGGGTE
- a CDS encoding sigma-54 dependent transcriptional regulator is translated as MARILVVDDEEGIRRILAQVLEYEGHEVQTGGSGAEALELYASFEPDLTFLDVKMARMDGLEALQKLRESDPDALVIMISGHGTIDTAVEATRRGAYDFLEKPLDTDRLLVTIRNALQQRGLAVENARLRDAVESRYEVVGSSYAIRSLLDRVEKVAPTDARVLITGENGTGKELIARALHRLSPRVEEAFVEVNCAAIPSELIESELFGHMKGSFTGATADRAGKFEQADGGTLFLDEIGDMSMTAQAKVLRALQEGIITRVGGEKPIRVDVRVIAATNKNLEKLIEQGQFREDLYFRLNVVPIHVPPLRERREDIPMLVRHFTDRAAEEQRLPARRFTSEATERLTRMEWPGNVRELRNTVERLLILARSNEIDAADVDRLVGGTAASGSMPGDLLDAETFADFKERAERAYILAKLREHDWNVSETARRIEMPRSNLYKKIEKYRLVREDA
- a CDS encoding aldehyde dehydrogenase family protein, yielding MGQEFKNFIAGEWVASQSGRTFENRNPANTQDLIGTFPRSDKTDLERAVASAQRGFDLWRRTPAPLRGDVLRRTGDIMAARKEEIARAMTREMGKVLAETRGDVQEGIDTAYYAASEGRRLFGHTVPSELKDKWAMSYRRPIGVCGLITPFNFPMAIPTWKAFPALACGNSLILKPAEEVPHTATILIEILLEAGLPPDVVQLVHGFGEEIGSAMVEHPQIPVISFTGSTETGSLIGETCGRMHKRLSLEMGGKNAQIVMPDADLDLALEGVLWGAFGTTGQRCTATSRLLLHESIHDELIDRLVQQVGRLRLGDGQQNGTDVGPLINQGALDKTARYVEVAREEGDEVVTGGRRASGASLDNGFFFEPTILRGVKPGSRLALEEVFGPVLSVIRFSDLDEAIRINNEVKYGLSSSIYTRDVRASFRALNELDNGITYVNAPTIGAEAHLPFGGVKATGNGHREGGWEVYEFYSETKVGYVDYSGRLQRAQIDTYDV
- a CDS encoding sigma-70 family RNA polymerase sigma factor yields the protein MSFSSGGKGGGYDESSLDQYLKEISAYPLLKREDEIELAQRIRKGDEEALDKLVRSNLRFVVSVAKKYQNQGVALGDLINEGNLGLIRAAHKFDETKGIKFISYAVWWIRQAILQALAEQSRIVRVPLNRAGALHRIGKRSSTLLQELGREPTVEEIAEELDLSHEEVQRTLAISQTHLSLDAPLTPGEDNRLLDYLPDQFSAGPDDETYERALCNTIEEALDTLKEREARVLRLYYGLEDGRDPMTLEEIGSLLGITRERVRQIKEKALVRLRHASRSRFLETFIQQ